The Halomonas sp. THAF5a genome segment CTAGGGCCGGCAGGCAGGCAACCATCGTGAGAAGGCCCGCAGCATAGCGGATGGTGGTGTTTCCTGAGCTCATGGCTTCCGTCCTGTTTTCTTGTTGCTTGTCAGGCGCCTCACCGGCGATGCCTCGAGACGCACAGTGATCCCCGTTGCTTGGACCCATTCCCCCTGGGCTTAGCCGACATTCTCCGGCACGAACCGGTCTCGACTAATGTTCAGGTTAGTTGAATCGTCTTGGATGTCGACGGAAAGTCTGATGCCGACTCATCCTGGCCGCCGTTCCTGTCGATGCCATGTTTCTCGAGCAGTCGATACAGGGTGACCCGAGAGATGCCGAGCTCGCGCGACGCGTGCAGTATCTTGTGCTTGTTGCGCGCCAGCGCGGCCTTGATCGCTTCGCACTCTGCTGTATCGCGGGCCTGCTGCAGGGAATCGGCGTCCCGTGAGTGTCCATTGCGCCGTTCCAGCCCCAGGTCGCCGGGGCTGATCAGGCGATGCTCGCACATGATCATGGCGCGCCTGACCCGGTTCACCATCTCGCGGATGTTTCCCGGCCAGCGATGCTGTTGCATCACCACCAGGCTGTCGTGACGGAATCCTCGCACCTTGATCGGCTTGTCGTCGGAGAAGCGGTGAAAGAAGAAATTGGCCAGTGGCTCGATATCTTCCGGGTGCTCCCTGAGCGCGGGCGTCTGCACCTGCAGGACATTGAGCCGGTGGTAGAGGTCTTCCCTGAACTCCCCCTTCTCGACGGCCTGCTCGAGATCGACATGGGTCGCCGCCAGTACCCTGACATCGACGGGGATCTCCTTGAGTCCGCCGACACGAAACACCGTCAGGGTTTCCAGGAACCGCAGCAGATTGACCTGCATGTCCAGGGGAAGGTCGCCGATCTCGTCCAGGAAGAGCGTGCCGTCCTGTGAATTCTCGATGATGCCGGGCTTGCGCTGATTCGCGCCGGTGAAGGCGCCCTTTTCATGGCCGAAGAGCTCCGACTGGATGAGTCCTGCGGGCAGCGCGCCGCAGTTGACGACGTTGAAGGGCCCGTGACGACGCGACGAGAGATCGTGAATGGCCCGAGCCGTGAGCTCCTTGCCGGTGCCGGACTCTCCCGTGATCAGCACGGGGGCGTCGAAGGCGGCCACCTTGTGGATGGTGCGGTAGAGATGCTGCATGACCGGCGTATCGCCCACCATGCGCAAGTCTCCATCATGACAGCCCGCTCGGCAGGCGTCGTGTTGGTCCTTGAGCTTGGCCATGCCCAAGGCGCTCTCCAGGAGCACGCTAACGCTGCGGGCGTCGAGAGGAGCTGCCAGATAGGCAAAGCAGTCGCTATAGATCATATCGCGAGCCTTGTCGCTGAGCCGGTCGATATTCTCCACCAGCACGACCCAGTGAAGGGCTGAGAGCCCGGGGTAGCGTTCCAGCTCGAGCGGAAAGGAGTCGGCTCCTTCCCTGAGAAAGATCAGCCCTATCTTGCAGTCATTCTTGCCGATGAACCCCAGCGCCTCTGTGAGATCGTCGGCCTGGAAAATCGACCAGTCATGGTGGGGGAGCTCCTCGATGATGGCCTGAAACAGCAAGTGATTGCCGATGGCCATGATCTGCCGAGATGATTCCATCATCCGTTGTCCTTTGGGTTGTTCCTGGCAACCATCATTGATGGTGATCAGGGCCCTGCGAAGCCTGTCGTCAGTCGCGGGTATAGTCCCACTTGTCATCATCCCGCAGTGAACCGCATGATTTCCGTCATGTCTCTCCGGGACATGAACATGCCCGCGCCCAACACTGACAGAAGAAGACACGGGGTGTCGTATCGACGACTGCATGATCGCTCACCGGCGCCTGCCGTTCCCAGTGTTGGCGGCTCCCCGTTGATTGTAAAGTCATGTTACAGAGCGGTTTGCGGTCGGTGCTTTTGGAGTGGCTTCTTATGTACGAGAAATCATCGATTTATCATGGGGTTGAATCATCAATGGGAGATGATTCTGAGTGCACGTCAGGCCATTTTTATCATGAAATTGGTACTCGATGCTGACAGGAATAGTCGGCTTAATTCTTGGGTAGGAAGAATCATCATCCCCGCCTATTAGCGGGCCCATCTCGCCGACATGCGTCGTCTCCGAACACATGCATCATCGGGTTTGGCGCGGTACACCTGGGACTGGCTCGTGTCGTTCCACCGACCGGACCGGCTAGGTGTCGTGGAGCGACGCTGTTGCCATGCGGACGGGGTCTCGGTCGACACGCGTGTGCTGTGCTCGACACGCGTGTCGCTCTATGCGGGGCGCGGCGTGGGCACTGCGGCCACCCGTGGCGCAGGTCAGTCGGGAAAAGCTCGCTCGATGAGGGGAGATCCGTGGTGGCGGGAAAGGAGGGCTACTCCACGTCCACGGGGGGCGTGGGGCGAATCAGGATCTCGTTGACGTCCACATGCGCCGGTTGACCCAGGGCATAGATCACCGCGTTGGCGATATCGCGATCCTCGAGGGCGTACTCCGGCGGCTCATCGAAGAATGGGGTGTCCACCATGCCGGGCTCGAGCAGCGTGACCCGAATGCCGCTGCCGCGCAGTTCTTCCCGAAGGTTGTAGCCGATGCCGGTGACCGCCCACTTGGTGGCGCTGTACATGGAGCCGGGAATGGTGGCCCGGCCGGCGGCAGAGCCCGTCAGCAGCACCTGGCCGCGACTGCGGCGCAGCGCCGGCAGGGTCGCCTGCAGGGTCAGGCCCACCCCGTAGACGTTGGTCAGGATCATCTCGCGCCAGGCCTCGTGGTCGGCGCCGCTGAAGCCGCCCGGCGAGCCGCCGCGCCCCGCATTGGCGAACACCGCATCGAGGCGCCCGAAGCGCTCCAGGGCCTGTTCGACCATGGCCTGCTGCTCCTCCAGGGAGGTCACGTCGCAGCCGACGGCGAGGACGTTTTCCGGACCCAGCTCCTCGGCCAGGGCCGTCAACTTCTCACGGCTGCGGGCCGCCAGCACCAGCTTGTAATTCTCTCGGGCGGCGGCCCGTGCCGTGGACGCGCCGATGCCGCTCGACGCCCCGGTAATCAACAATACCCGATCTCTCATCGTCCTCTCCTGTGCCTGTGCCTGTGCCTGTGAGTCGTGAGTCGCCAGTCTCCAGCATGCCCAGTCCCAGTCATGGCGGCAATCTCTCCGCTCAACGCACCGCCATGGGCTCATGGCAGTGTGGCCGGGAGTGGCGCCTGCCGTCAGATCATCGGCGGGGGTGGCCTCAGTTCATGGCCAGCGGCGCCCCGCCGCGGTCGCAGCGCAAGAAGTCCGAGCTTGCCAGCCACGCCGGGTCGGGGTAGTAGGTGAAGAGGTACTGATCCTCCTTGAGGCTGTCGATCAGCGGCGTCGCCACGTCCTGGCGAACCGCCGGACAGCCGTGGCTGCGGCCGAGGCGACCGGTCTGCTCGATGAAATCCTCGCTGACGTAGTCGGCGCCGTGGATGACGATGGCGCGCTCGTAGGCCAGGTCGTTGACGCCGGGTTCCAGCCCCTCGAGCCGCAGGGAGTAGCCGTTGCTGCCCTGGTAGCTGTTCATGGTGCGAAACAGCCCGATGCTGGACTGGTGACTCTCCGGGACGTTGGAGAAGCGGCTGGCCATGGCATTGCCCGAGCCCTGGCCGTGGGAGACCAGCTCCCTGAACAGCAGCTGCCGATTCTGAAGGTCGAAGACCCACAGGCGCGGCTCGCTGGAGGGCAGCGAGAAGTCGATCACCGCCAGCCGCTCGGCGTTGGGGTCGGCGCAGGAGAGCGCGCGGGCCGCCAGGCGCATCACCCGGGCATCGGCGTCGGGTGCCAGCCGCTGCAGGGCCTGGGCGAGGGGGCCCGGGGACGCAGGGGGCGCCGCCTGCGTGTCCTCGCTGGCCGGGGCAGGGAGGGCGTTCAGCAGCAGGGCGACAACGAGAAGCGCGCCGGGCAGCCATCGGCGCGGGGCGAGGATCGGCATTCGGGAAACCTGTCGGGTGGGGCGCGGCCGGCTCGACCTCCGTGCCGGGGCGCCGCGGTGATCGCGCAAACGGGCGAGCGGCTTCCCTGCGGCTCGGGATCAGACACTATGATGATGTGAAGCATCATAATGAACCAGCCACCGACATCAACCTTGCGGAGGTCGCCATGTTCCGGGCCATTGGATGGATTCCGCGAGGTCTCGCGGTGGTGATCCTGCTGAGGTCGATCGCCTCGGCGCCGGCTGAGGCGGAAGCGGACTCCCTGACCGAGCACCTCGCCGAGCGCCTG includes the following:
- a CDS encoding sigma-54-dependent Fis family transcriptional regulator, yielding MMESSRQIMAIGNHLLFQAIIEELPHHDWSIFQADDLTEALGFIGKNDCKIGLIFLREGADSFPLELERYPGLSALHWVVLVENIDRLSDKARDMIYSDCFAYLAAPLDARSVSVLLESALGMAKLKDQHDACRAGCHDGDLRMVGDTPVMQHLYRTIHKVAAFDAPVLITGESGTGKELTARAIHDLSSRRHGPFNVVNCGALPAGLIQSELFGHEKGAFTGANQRKPGIIENSQDGTLFLDEIGDLPLDMQVNLLRFLETLTVFRVGGLKEIPVDVRVLAATHVDLEQAVEKGEFREDLYHRLNVLQVQTPALREHPEDIEPLANFFFHRFSDDKPIKVRGFRHDSLVVMQQHRWPGNIREMVNRVRRAMIMCEHRLISPGDLGLERRNGHSRDADSLQQARDTAECEAIKAALARNKHKILHASRELGISRVTLYRLLEKHGIDRNGGQDESASDFPSTSKTIQLT
- a CDS encoding SDR family oxidoreductase; translated protein: MRDRVLLITGASSGIGASTARAAARENYKLVLAARSREKLTALAEELGPENVLAVGCDVTSLEEQQAMVEQALERFGRLDAVFANAGRGGSPGGFSGADHEAWREMILTNVYGVGLTLQATLPALRRSRGQVLLTGSAAGRATIPGSMYSATKWAVTGIGYNLREELRGSGIRVTLLEPGMVDTPFFDEPPEYALEDRDIANAVIYALGQPAHVDVNEILIRPTPPVDVE
- a CDS encoding murein L,D-transpeptidase catalytic domain family protein; amino-acid sequence: MPILAPRRWLPGALLVVALLLNALPAPASEDTQAAPPASPGPLAQALQRLAPDADARVMRLAARALSCADPNAERLAVIDFSLPSSEPRLWVFDLQNRQLLFRELVSHGQGSGNAMASRFSNVPESHQSSIGLFRTMNSYQGSNGYSLRLEGLEPGVNDLAYERAIVIHGADYVSEDFIEQTGRLGRSHGCPAVRQDVATPLIDSLKEDQYLFTYYPDPAWLASSDFLRCDRGGAPLAMN